In Edaphobacter paludis, a single window of DNA contains:
- a CDS encoding chloride channel protein: MDQTQTIRTRKDNWVLRHPLLRKYMPLVHEDLTATYSRDLHKWLIIAPIIGVTTGLAITVIAIIILGKLWPVVLGYYLGHHWAIVPGLVVAFAVTGLIMQYLTPDPDEHSTEEVIRSYHEHQGDINMRPFLPKLLAAITTVGFGGSSALEGPSIYGGAAIGSWLWAKLRWLNLDARDRRIMLICGAAAGMSAVFRAPLTGIVFALEMPYKDDLAHEALVPSLIASVISYITLSSFLGGAPLFDFASATSFTGRDLFWCALLGLIIGLIAMAFVITFRRLRTLCVKSSLPHWVKMSIGGLLTGICGVIFLYFFHGSLVPLGPNYEAVGMILGTHHSTLELVVFGVLKLAATAFTLGVGGVSAMFVPLFLTGGSFGVAFAQAVVHSSSIELYAAVGMASFIAAGYKTPLAAVVFVAEATGGHAFIIPALIGAAVAYAVSGDASASGDQKLHEGVRVQELRHVVVGSVMQQKVVSVQGALTLREFTDLLSPHYHHSTFPVFEEDQLLGIVEVWAIAKVSPQKWDTMRVRELTNRHASRVGSDCDVMEGLRLLMSEHRQHMLLVTSGAGKLEGVVTKTDILQALKTYRDEPTQPSLEAGSKEHSQVE; this comes from the coding sequence ATGGATCAGACGCAAACCATCAGAACGAGAAAAGATAACTGGGTGCTGCGGCACCCGCTACTGCGCAAGTACATGCCACTGGTGCATGAGGACCTTACTGCTACCTATTCGCGCGACCTGCATAAGTGGCTGATCATCGCGCCCATTATCGGGGTGACGACGGGGCTGGCGATCACCGTGATCGCGATCATTATCCTGGGCAAGCTGTGGCCGGTGGTGCTGGGCTATTACCTGGGGCATCACTGGGCGATTGTGCCGGGGCTGGTAGTTGCGTTTGCGGTGACGGGCCTGATCATGCAATATCTGACGCCCGACCCGGATGAGCACTCCACCGAAGAGGTCATTCGCTCGTACCACGAGCACCAGGGCGACATTAACATGCGGCCGTTTCTGCCGAAGCTGCTGGCGGCGATTACGACGGTGGGCTTTGGTGGCAGTTCGGCGCTTGAGGGGCCGAGCATCTATGGCGGCGCGGCCATCGGCTCGTGGCTTTGGGCGAAGCTGCGGTGGTTGAATCTCGATGCGCGAGACCGGCGCATCATGCTGATCTGCGGTGCGGCGGCGGGTATGTCGGCGGTCTTCCGTGCGCCTTTGACTGGTATCGTTTTTGCGCTGGAGATGCCCTATAAGGACGACCTGGCGCATGAGGCGCTGGTCCCGTCGCTGATTGCCTCGGTGATCTCGTACATCACGCTGAGCTCGTTTCTTGGTGGGGCTCCGCTGTTCGATTTTGCCAGCGCAACCTCGTTTACGGGACGCGACCTCTTCTGGTGCGCTCTGCTGGGGCTGATCATTGGTCTGATCGCGATGGCGTTTGTCATTACCTTTCGGCGCCTGCGGACGCTGTGCGTAAAGTCTTCACTTCCGCACTGGGTCAAGATGTCGATTGGCGGATTGCTGACCGGTATCTGCGGCGTGATCTTTCTGTACTTCTTCCATGGCTCGCTGGTGCCGCTTGGCCCTAACTACGAAGCGGTGGGAATGATTTTGGGGACGCACCACAGCACGCTGGAGTTGGTTGTGTTTGGTGTGCTGAAGCTGGCGGCGACGGCGTTTACGCTGGGCGTTGGCGGCGTGAGCGCGATGTTCGTTCCGCTGTTCCTGACCGGCGGCAGCTTTGGCGTAGCGTTTGCGCAGGCTGTGGTGCACAGTTCTTCGATTGAACTGTATGCTGCCGTGGGCATGGCTTCGTTTATCGCCGCGGGCTATAAGACTCCGCTGGCGGCGGTGGTGTTCGTCGCGGAGGCTACGGGCGGACATGCGTTTATTATTCCCGCGCTGATTGGCGCGGCGGTGGCGTATGCGGTGTCGGGCGATGCGTCGGCTTCTGGTGACCAGAAGCTGCACGAAGGCGTCAGGGTGCAGGAGCTGCGGCATGTAGTGGTGGGCAGCGTGATGCAGCAGAAAGTAGTTTCGGTGCAGGGCGCGTTGACGCTGCGTGAGTTTACGGATCTGCTGTCTCCTCACTATCACCACTCGACGTTTCCCGTGTTCGAGGAGGACCAGTTGCTGGGGATTGTCGAGGTGTGGGCGATTGCAAAGGTATCGCCGCAGAAGTGGGACACCATGCGGGTGCGCGAACTTACCAATCGGCACGCCTCGCGAGTAGGTTCCGACTGCGATGTGATGGAAGGGCTGCGCCTGCTGATGAGTGAGCATCGACAGCACATGCTGCTCGTGACCAGTGGCGCAGGGAAGCTCGAAGGTGTCGTGACCAAAACGGATATTCTGCAGGCGCTGAAGACTTATCGAGATGAGCCCACGCAGCCAAGTCTGGAAGCGGGATCGAAGGAGCACAGCCAAGTGGAATAA
- a CDS encoding MarR family transcriptional regulator encodes MTRHSSPHAIPSDAVQLRTEDAIRNLAWFRYNLRKFLRFSEKAARQCGVTPQQHQLMLGVAGYTGRGTASVSELAEFLQERHNSVVGLVERAAQRGLVRKEHDTNDRRFVMVSLTEQGEQILAQLTELHKEEVKAAKEALMKVPKVPAQVLEVKKKAI; translated from the coding sequence ATGACGCGGCATTCTTCTCCTCATGCGATTCCATCCGATGCGGTTCAGCTTCGTACCGAAGATGCGATTCGGAATCTGGCGTGGTTTCGCTATAACCTGCGTAAGTTCCTGCGCTTCAGCGAGAAGGCGGCTCGACAGTGCGGGGTCACGCCGCAGCAGCACCAACTGATGCTTGGGGTTGCCGGATATACCGGCCGAGGGACGGCTTCGGTGTCCGAGTTGGCCGAGTTTTTGCAGGAGCGGCACAACTCGGTGGTGGGTCTGGTGGAGCGGGCAGCACAGCGCGGACTGGTGCGCAAGGAACATGACACGAACGACCGCAGGTTCGTAATGGTTTCGCTGACTGAGCAGGGCGAGCAGATTCTTGCCCAGTTGACGGAGCTGCATAAAGAAGAGGTAAAGGCTGCCAAGGAAGCGTTAATGAAGGTCCCGAAGGTGCCCGCCCAGGTCCTCGAAGTGAAGAAAAAGGCCATCTGA